The Chlamydia sp. 04-14 DNA window TTGTTCGAGCCGTTTATTATTAAAAGACTCAAAGATCAAGGTAGTGTCTATACCATTCGTTCTGCTAAGAAGATGATTCAACGTGGAGCTCCTGAGGTTTGGGACGTTTTAGAAGAAATCATTAAAGGCCATCCTGTTCTACTTAACCGAGCGCCCACGCTTCACCGTTTAGGGATACAGGCTTTCGAACCTGTATTGATTGAAGGTAAAGCGATTCGTGTCCATCCGTTAGTATGTGCAGCTTTCAACGCTGACTTTGACGGAGACCAAATGGCTGTTCACGTGCCACTATCTATCGAAGCACAGCTAGAAGCTAAGGTTTTGATGATGGCTCCTGATAACATCTTCTTGCCATCTTCAGGAAAACCTGTTGCAACACCTTCTAAAGACATGACATTGGGTATTTATTATCTAATGGCTGATCCTACATATTTCCCAGAAGATCATGGTGGAAAAATCAAGATCTTTAGAGATGTTACTGAAGTATTGCGAGCATTATATACAGGTGGATTCCTCGATGAACGTATAGGTAATCGTTGTGATGAAACCGGACGCGGCATCCATATTCATGAAAAAATCAAGGTGCGTATCGATGGTCAGATCATTGAGACCACTCCTGGAAGGGTTCTATTTAATAGAATTGTCCCTAAGGAATTAGGATTCCAAAATTACAGTATGCCAAGTAAGCGTATCAGTGAATTGATTTTGCAATGTTATAAGAGAGTCGGTCTTGAAGCTACTGTACGTTTTTTAGATGACCTTAAAGATTTAGGCTTTATCCAAGCGACAAAAGCTGCGATTTCTATGGGATTGAAAGACGTTAGAATTCCTGAAATTAAGACAGAAATTCTTAAAGAAGCTTACGATAAAGTTGCGGTTGTTAAGAAGCAATATGACGATGGTATTATTACCGACGGAGAGCGCCATTCCAAAACTATTAGTATTTGGACAGAAGTTTCCGAGTTGTTGTCAGATGCTCTTTATGTTGAGATTAGCAAACAAGCGAAGAGTAAGCACAATCCTTTGTTCTTGATGATTGATTCCGGAGCTCGAGGTAATAAGTCTCAGTTAAAACAGTTAGGCGCTTTGCGTGGTTTGATGGCGAAGCCAAATGGAGCCATTATTGAATCTCCAATTACTTCAAACTTCCGTGAAGGATTAACAGTTCTTGAGTACTCAATTTCTTCTCACGGTGCTAGAAAAGGTTTAGCCGATACCGCCTTAAAAACAGCGGATTCTGGATATTTAACTCGAAGACTTGTTGACGTAGCCCAAGATGTAATTATTACAGAGAAAGATTGCGGGACATTGAATCATATTGAGATTTCTGCGATTCGCCAAGGTTCTGAAGAACTTTTACCTTTAAAAGATCGTATTTACGGTCGTACGGTTTCTGAAGATATCTACCAACCAGGGGACAAGAGCAAGCTTCTTGCTAAGAATGGAGACGTTGTTACATCTGCCCAGGCAGAACTTATTGATGATGCTGGAATTGAAAGTATCAAAATTCGTTCTACACTTACTTGTGAAAGTCGTCGAGGTGTTTGCGCTAAGTGTTACGGGTTAAATCTTGCCAATGGTCGCCTTATTGGTTTAGGGGAAGCAGTAGGTATTATCGCTGCCCAATCCATCGGAGAACCTGGAACACAGTTAACAATGAGAACATTCCACCTTGGGGGTATTGCTGCGACATCCTCCACTCCGGAAATTGTTACCGATTGTGATGGTATTTTGGTGTACATGGATCTTCGTGTCGTTGTGGGCCAAGATGGAAATAACCTTGTGTTGAATAAGAAGGGAGCCATTCACGTTGTCCGTGATGAGGGACGTAATCTAGAAGAATACAAGAAGCTTTTAAGTACTAAGTCTATAGAAAGTCTAGAGACTTATCCTGTAGAGCTTGGTGTGAAAATTTTAGTTGGCGATGGTGAGAAAGTATCTTCAGGTCAAAGAATTGCTGAAGTTGAACTGCACAATATTCCAATTATCTGTGATAAGCCTGGTTTTGTAAAATATGAAGACTTAGTAGAAGGTATTTCTACAGAGAAAGTCGTCAATAAAAACACAGGGTTAGTCGAGCTTATTGTTAAACAGCATCGTGGTGAATTACATCCTCAAATTGCTATTTACTCTGATGCCGGTTTAACAGAATTGGTTGGAACCTATGCGATTCCTTCTGGAGCTATTATTTCAGTGGAAGAAAACCAAAAAGTTGATCCAGGTATGTTGTTAGCGAGATTGCCTCGTGGAGCTATTAAGACTAAGGATATTACTGGTGGTTTACCACGGGTTGCTGAGTTGGTTGAAGCTAGAAAACCTGAAGATGCAGCAGATATTGCTAAGATTGATGGTGTTGTAGACTTTAAAGGAATTCAGAAAAATAAACGTATTCTTGTTGTTCGTGATGAAATCACAGGAATGGAAGAAGAACACCTCATCCCATTGACCAAACACTTGATTGTTCAGCGTGGAGATAACGTGATGAAAGGGCAGCAACTTACAGATGGTTTAGTTGTTCCTCATGAAATCTTAGAAATCTGTGGTGTTCGTGAATTACAGAAATATTTGGTGAACGAAGTTCAAGAAGTTTATCGTCTACAAGGTGTGGACATCAATGATAAGCATATTGAAATTATTGTGCGTCAGATGTTGCAGAAAGTTCGCATTACTGATCCAGGTGATACAACTTTACTCTTTGGTGAAGAAGTTAATAAGAAAGAGTTTTACGAAGAAAATAGACGTACGGAAGAAGATGGTGGTAAACCGGCTCAAGCTGTTCCTGTATTGTTAGGAATTACCAAAGCTTCGTTGGGTACAGAATCCTTTATTTCTGCAGCATCCTTCCAAGATACGACTCGGGTATTAACTGATGCGGCTTGTAGTAGTAAAACTGACTACCTCTTAGGATTTAAAGAAAATGTCATTATGGGACATATGATTCCTGGAGGTACAGGGTTTGATACGCATAAGCGGATTAAGCAATACTTAGAAAAAGAACAAGAGGATCTTGTTTTTGACTTTGTAAGCGAATCTGAATGCGCTTGTTAGCTAGGCTTTAGGCTTTAACGATCGGAATAGGAGGTTAAGTTTTGATCCATAACCTCCTTGATAGTAATGTTTTTTTTTGGTAGCCTCACCGAAAGACGAATAGTGATAACAGGGTGCTTATGTCTAGCCAATTCGAGCAACTAAAACTCTTGAGTGTTCTTGTTTGTGATACTGGTGATCCAGAGTTAGTTAAATCTTCAGGATCTCAAGACGCAACGACGAATCCATCTCTTATTCTCAAAGTTGCGCAAGAGCCGAAGTATCAAGAATTGCTAACCGAAGCAATTGCTTGGGGAATTCGACAAAACGGCGATGATATTCAAACTTTAACTTTTGTTTTAGACAAGATACAGGTCAATTTTGGTTTAGAAATTCTTAACTGTATTCCGGGTAGAGTTTCTTTGGAAATTGATGCGCGTCTTTCGTTTAATGCAGAAGCAATGATTCAAAGAGCCATTTTCTTAAGTGAGTTATTTGCTGCTGCCGGTGGCGATAAGAAACGTCTTCTAGTTAAAATTCCTGGCACTTGGGAAGGAATTCAAGCTGTAGAAGTTCTAGAAAAACAGGGTATTGCCTGTAATGTGACTCTTGTTTTTAATTTGATTCAGGCTATTGCTGCTGCAAAAGCAAAAGCAACATTAATTTCACCGTTCGTTGGTCGTATTTATGATTGGTGGATAGCTGCTTATGGAGATGAAGGGTATTCTATAGAGGCTGATCCAGGTGTGGCTTCTGTATCGAATATCTATACATATTATAAGAAGTTTGATATCCCTACACAAATCATGGCCGCTTCTTTCCGTTCTAAGGAACAGGTATTAGCTCTAGCAGGATGTGATTTGCTAACAGTTTCTCCAAAACTGTTAGATGAATTGAAAAAGGATCAATCACCGGTTACAAAAAAATTAGATGTTGCAGCTGCTAAGAAACTAGATGTTCAACCTGTTGAATTAACAGAAAGTGTATTTCGTTTCTTAATGAATGAAGACGCTATGGCTACTGAGAAACTTGCTGAGGGTATTCGTATATTTTCTGGTGATACTCAAATTCTTGAAGCAGCGGTTACAGAATTTATTAAGCAAATAGCTGCCCAAGATGCGTAAGAAAAACTGTCTTTGAGTTGAAGTAAATACTTTAAAGGCAAATTAAAGAAGATAAGATGAACCATAACTCGTTACTTGTTTTTTCCTGTCCGTGCTGCTGCGAAGGAGAAGTTTCTTTTTCTGTATTTAGCTTGGAGGAAGTCCTAGCTTGTAGTTGTTGTTCTTCTACATATACCTTCGACCCGTCAATGCGGAACTCTATTCGTCAATTCGCTGCACTATGTTTGAGGATTCATGAAGCCTCTTCTATATTAGGAAATGCCGCAGTTTCTGTATCTGTTCAAGATAGCGCTGTAGAGATCCCTTTCCAATTGCTCTTTTCAAGATTCCCTGTAGTTTTCAATTTAACTATTGAGGGAAAAAAGATAGCAATTCGCTTTATTTTCGATGCTCTTAAAAGAGAAGTCTTACATAAAGAGAACGCATCTTTGGTTTAAAGATTCCGAATATTATTCTATTTCTGCTTGAAGAGCTTTCAAGGCTTCTTCGAGGATTGCATCTCCAGAAGCTGCCTCTTTTGCTGAAAGCTTGAATGAAGAGACAGTTTTTAAGAAAATCAACGATACATTGGGATAATCATCCAAAGTGGCCGTGCTTGTAAAAATGTAGGCTTTATGGTTGATAACCGCAACGCCTTGTAGGCAAAAAACCTTACCCCAAGAAGAATTTTTTTCTGTTTTAATGATAGTAAATTCTCCGTTAGCAGATTGAATATGAGTGAATACAGAAGATTCTAATGTCATTTCATTAGCTTTATGATACGCAAGGATCTCTTCAATATATTCAGGTTGCTTTTTAGATGTAATTTCTTGAGAAATATTAATCGTAGGGGTTAGCGAGCCTACGCCTTGTCCAATAAATACTACATCTAGTTTTTCGGGGAGTTGTGTTTTATCATTTATGCATTGCCAGTTATTCGGAATGCGAATTGAATACTCATCGCCAGAATAAGAAACCCATGAAACTAAGTGTTTTGATTTTTCCGTCTGCGGTATTTTTCTATTTTTAGTCGCTCTTTTTGCAACATAGCGTGAAGCAATTTCATTAGGAACAATGGCTTGTGATCTTTTCAATGCTCTTCGTTGAGAAACGCTTGAGGGACGTCTGTGAGACTGTTTTGCGCTGTTTTGTGGTGTTCTTTGTGTTTCAGGATTTGCGCTTGCTATGAGCGGCAAACTAGTAAACAGAAAAGAAATAAGAGCATGAAGTTTCATGGAAATCTTTTATTTAATTTTATTTAAATGATCTAATGCTATAATCTGTTGGATTAGTTGAATTATAATCGAAATTTTTTTTAAGATAAACTCTGTTTTCTCATGGTAGCAATGATATGGCAGATCTCGGTGCAGAAGACAAATTAAAGCAAATCTGCGATGCTCTACGAATAGAAACTTTAAAGCCTGCTGAAGATGAAGCAGACGCCATTGTGCGTAATGCAAAGGAACAGGCGAAAAGGATAATTGACGAAGCTCAGGAACGGGCTGCTCAGATTATTGCTTCAGCTCAACAAGAAGCTGACAATAAGCTAAAACAGGGAGAGTCTGCTTTAGCTCAAGCAGGAAAACGTTCCTTAGAAAGTTTAAAACAAGCTGTAGAAAACAAAGTCTTTAAAGAATCCTTAGCGGAATGGCTAGACAATGCTTTAGCTGATCCTGAGGTGTCTGCTAAACTTGTTGCAGCGTTG harbors:
- a CDS encoding ferredoxin encodes the protein MNHNSLLVFSCPCCCEGEVSFSVFSLEEVLACSCCSSTYTFDPSMRNSIRQFAALCLRIHEASSILGNAAVSVSVQDSAVEIPFQLLFSRFPVVFNLTIEGKKIAIRFIFDALKREVLHKENASLV
- a CDS encoding V-type ATP synthase subunit E, yielding MADLGAEDKLKQICDALRIETLKPAEDEADAIVRNAKEQAKRIIDEAQERAAQIIASAQQEADNKLKQGESALAQAGKRSLESLKQAVENKVFKESLAEWLDNALADPEVSAKLVAALIQAIEDQGISGDLTAYIGKHVATRAVNELLGKSVLAKLKGKGVAVGKFIGGVQLKVEDKNWVLDLSSDTLLDLLMRYLQKDFREMIFQGS
- the rpoC gene encoding DNA-directed RNA polymerase subunit beta' codes for the protein MFGEGSRDNVTLSKEGLFDKLEIGIASDITIRDKWSCGEIKKPETINYRTFKPEKGGLFCEKIFGPTKDWECCCGKYKKIKHKGIVCDRCGVEVTLSKVRRERMAHIELAVPIVHIWFFKTTPSRIGNVLGMTASDLERIIYYEEYVVIDPGKTDLNKKQLLNDAQYREVIEKWGKDAFVAKMGGEAIYDLLKSEDLQSLLKELKDRLRKTKSQQARMKLAKRLKIIEGFVSSSNHPEWMVLKSVPVVPPDLRPLVPLDGGRFATSDLNDLYRRVINRNNRLKAILRLKTPEVIVRNEKRMLQEAVDALFDNGRHGHPVMGAGNRPLKSLSEMLKGKNGRFRQNLLGKRVDYSGRSVIIVGPELKFNQCGLPKEMALELFEPFIIKRLKDQGSVYTIRSAKKMIQRGAPEVWDVLEEIIKGHPVLLNRAPTLHRLGIQAFEPVLIEGKAIRVHPLVCAAFNADFDGDQMAVHVPLSIEAQLEAKVLMMAPDNIFLPSSGKPVATPSKDMTLGIYYLMADPTYFPEDHGGKIKIFRDVTEVLRALYTGGFLDERIGNRCDETGRGIHIHEKIKVRIDGQIIETTPGRVLFNRIVPKELGFQNYSMPSKRISELILQCYKRVGLEATVRFLDDLKDLGFIQATKAAISMGLKDVRIPEIKTEILKEAYDKVAVVKKQYDDGIITDGERHSKTISIWTEVSELLSDALYVEISKQAKSKHNPLFLMIDSGARGNKSQLKQLGALRGLMAKPNGAIIESPITSNFREGLTVLEYSISSHGARKGLADTALKTADSGYLTRRLVDVAQDVIITEKDCGTLNHIEISAIRQGSEELLPLKDRIYGRTVSEDIYQPGDKSKLLAKNGDVVTSAQAELIDDAGIESIKIRSTLTCESRRGVCAKCYGLNLANGRLIGLGEAVGIIAAQSIGEPGTQLTMRTFHLGGIAATSSTPEIVTDCDGILVYMDLRVVVGQDGNNLVLNKKGAIHVVRDEGRNLEEYKKLLSTKSIESLETYPVELGVKILVGDGEKVSSGQRIAEVELHNIPIICDKPGFVKYEDLVEGISTEKVVNKNTGLVELIVKQHRGELHPQIAIYSDAGLTELVGTYAIPSGAIISVEENQKVDPGMLLARLPRGAIKTKDITGGLPRVAELVEARKPEDAADIAKIDGVVDFKGIQKNKRILVVRDEITGMEEEHLIPLTKHLIVQRGDNVMKGQQLTDGLVVPHEILEICGVRELQKYLVNEVQEVYRLQGVDINDKHIEIIVRQMLQKVRITDPGDTTLLFGEEVNKKEFYEENRRTEEDGGKPAQAVPVLLGITKASLGTESFISAASFQDTTRVLTDAACSSKTDYLLGFKENVIMGHMIPGGTGFDTHKRIKQYLEKEQEDLVFDFVSESECAC
- the tal gene encoding transaldolase codes for the protein MSSQFEQLKLLSVLVCDTGDPELVKSSGSQDATTNPSLILKVAQEPKYQELLTEAIAWGIRQNGDDIQTLTFVLDKIQVNFGLEILNCIPGRVSLEIDARLSFNAEAMIQRAIFLSELFAAAGGDKKRLLVKIPGTWEGIQAVEVLEKQGIACNVTLVFNLIQAIAAAKAKATLISPFVGRIYDWWIAAYGDEGYSIEADPGVASVSNIYTYYKKFDIPTQIMAASFRSKEQVLALAGCDLLTVSPKLLDELKKDQSPVTKKLDVAAAKKLDVQPVELTESVFRFLMNEDAMATEKLAEGIRIFSGDTQILEAAVTEFIKQIAAQDA